A section of the Candidatus Obscuribacterales bacterium genome encodes:
- the cbiB gene encoding adenosylcobinamide-phosphate synthase CbiB, with translation MGTPDLSAIALLGGAALLDYLIGDPWSLPHPVQFMGWVISAYSRVAIAWLKVPWTLRLAGIGLTLLVILGSGAIAFGLVWLGNYLHPILGMILAILFLSACIAGRSLRDAALDVLTPLQQGDLEESRSRLSRYVGRDTDQLSEVEILRAVLETVTENAVDGVMAPLFYAILGALIHPMAAVALAMGYKAASTLDSMVGYRRAPYTYLGWCSARLEDILTWLPCRLTVLTLAIWSRRPRQVLQVCRRDAIADPSPNSGWSECIYAAVLGVQVGGDNIYRGVVTSKPLLGDPVRPITPTVIQEAIALTRLCLFLWLGCGLVLVLLSKANSIR, from the coding sequence ATGGGCACACCAGACCTAAGCGCCATTGCCCTGCTCGGCGGTGCGGCGCTGCTTGATTATCTCATAGGCGATCCCTGGAGTTTGCCCCACCCCGTCCAGTTCATGGGCTGGGTGATTTCTGCCTACAGTCGCGTGGCGATCGCGTGGCTCAAGGTGCCCTGGACGCTGCGCCTGGCCGGTATTGGGCTAACTCTACTAGTCATCCTTGGCAGTGGGGCGATCGCCTTCGGTCTGGTGTGGCTAGGCAATTACCTCCATCCGATCCTGGGCATGATCCTCGCTATCCTCTTCCTGTCCGCCTGCATAGCCGGCCGCAGTCTTCGGGATGCGGCCCTAGATGTCCTCACGCCACTTCAGCAGGGAGACCTAGAAGAATCGCGATCGCGTCTCAGCCGCTATGTGGGCCGCGACACCGACCAACTCTCCGAAGTTGAAATTTTGCGGGCTGTCCTGGAAACCGTTACCGAAAATGCTGTAGACGGCGTCATGGCTCCCCTGTTCTACGCCATCCTAGGAGCCCTGATCCACCCCATGGCGGCCGTGGCGCTTGCCATGGGCTACAAAGCCGCCAGCACCCTAGATTCTATGGTGGGCTACCGACGCGCTCCCTATACATATCTTGGTTGGTGTAGTGCTCGTTTGGAAGATATCCTTACCTGGTTGCCTTGTCGCCTGACGGTTCTTACCCTAGCTATCTGGTCTCGCCGTCCGCGTCAGGTGTTGCAGGTGTGTCGTCGGGATGCGATCGCAGATCCAAGCCCCAATTCTGGCTGGAGTGAATGTATCTATGCGGCGGTGCTGGGGGTGCAGGTAGGAGGTGATAATATCTATCGCGGCGTTGTCACATCGAAGCCACTGCTCGGAGATCCAGTGCGACCGATTACACCTACTGTAATTCAAGAAGCGATCGCCCTTACACGGCTCTGT